GCAAGCTGCGTATTCCATTGGATGCTCGTGTCATTACAGATGGAGAAGCGCCTACCTGGATATTCACAGGAAGAGCTTATGATGAAGCCAAACGAAGCCAGCTGGAACAGCTGGGTGTGAAGGTATACCCAACACAGGATGCAAACACCGATCGGGTTAATCTGCCGCAAATGCTGGATATTCTGGGTGCGGCCGAGGTGTCGTCAGTGTTCGTAGAAGGCGGTGCCGAGGTGAACGCTTCGTTCGTACAGCAAGACCTGGCAGACAAACTTGTCCTGTATATTGCGCCGAAGCTGGTTGGAGGACGCGCAGCCCCGGGCTTTTTGGGAGGGGAAGGTGTGTCCGCGATGAGCGATGCGGTTGGGCTGCAGGATCTAAACGTGACGCAGGTTGGCGTGGATTTGAAGGTAGAAGGGTATTTTGGGCGAGAGTCATGAGTGAGTTGTGGGTGGGGGAAGGCGCTTCGCGAAGGGGTTGATCTTCCGATCGCTGTTGCCCCTGAATTTTTGGATTGAATAAACCCTTACAGGGTTAAAATTCAGGGGCAAAGGCGAACGCATTCGCTTCTCCAGATTCAACCCCTCCGCTCCGCTGCTAACCGCAACAAAGTCACTCATTTTTCCGAAATGAGGTAGGGCATAGGGAAGGCGAAAAGACTTAAAGACTTAAAGACTTAAAGACTTAAGACTAAAGACTTGAAGATTCAATACTTAAAGATTCAAAGATTCAAAGACTCAAAGCTTACTATTTAAAGATTCAAATCATAGGATCTGAAGGGCTAAAAAGCCTGGAGGATCTTTTTTTTTATACTTAACATTTATCGGGTGAATGGTTAATAGGATGAATAACTTATGCAATGAACACCTGATGATGTGAATGTTTTATGGGGTGAATGAAAGCCTAGTGCTGCAAGTTTTGGATCACTAGTTCTTAAGTCGCATTTACGTGATTGATTACGTTTTCAATACGAAAATACGAAACGACGATTTTATAGGACTTTTCCAAAAAAACTATATAACATAATTGCGTATATACGGGACTTTCGTCCTTTTTTCTTTTGAGATTTTAAGGTGCTTTCGCCTCATTTAGTTGAAAAATAGCGATAAAAGGATTGACCTGGAAATCGGGATGAAGCACAATGTAGTCGAATCCCGATTGGAAGAAATGGGAAAATCATTGCAGCATAAGGGATCGAAGACTTGAAAGGAGGATCAGTGTAAGGGATTAAAGAATATAAAGGAGGATGTAAGTTATGAAAAAAAAGTTGTTATGTTTGTTAAGTGCCAGTCTGATATGTTTGGCTGCGCCGGTTTCTACTAAAGCCTTTTCGGGGGAGGTTAAGCAAGGTGCTGGCTCCTATTCAACGACACTGCCTGCCGGAGCAGCTACTCCGCAAAACGAAATTTATAAAACAGCGAATGTAACCGGAGCGATGCCTACCAATGACTGGTGGAGCAGTCTGGCCTGGGTGTCTCATTCTGAGGCCCAATATCCCCACCCCATTGCCTTGAAAAATCAGCAAAATGGCTTGCGTATCTTTAACCCGAGCGGGAAGATTACTGTAAATCCGGGATTCGTAGCAGGCTGGATGGATGAAAAGAACGATTTTACCATTGGTCATTCTGCAGCTGCTTCATTTCCGGATGCCAAGGTAGACGGCTTCAGCGATTGGTTTGTCAAATCATTATTTCAAAGCGGTAGCAACAAAATGAGCGCTACCTACGGACACGGTTCCCCATATGTTTATTTTGAGTTTGGCGGCGGCAATCCCAAGCTCTCGTTTAATGAGGTCCCGAAGGTCTGGTCCGGGTCAGCCAACTCCCCTGTGCTTGGCATTACGATCAATGGCTCACACTATGGCCTGTTCGGTCCTTCCGGCAGCACCTGGTCCGGCTTGGGAACGAATACGCTGGTCAATCAGCTGAACGGGAAAAACTATTTTACAGTGGCGGCTTTGCCTGACAAAACAGCAGAGACCTTGGACAAATTTCAGCAATACGCCTATTCTTTCGTTACAAACTCCAAAGCGCAGTACAGCTATAACGAAGGCTCTTCCGAGGTAACGACCACTTTTAACGTTACAACAACAGCGAAGGAAGGTACACAAGCCGGTACTATTTTTGCCTTGTATCCACATCAGTGGAAAAATTCATCACAGCCCCTGCTTGGCTACACGTATAATTCTGTACGCGGTCTGATGAAAACGGCAGAAGGTACTTCTTTTCAAACGAAGATGAAATTTTCAGGGGTACTCCCTTCCCTGCCGGATTTGGGGTCTTATGATAAAAATACGCTTAACAGTTACGTAAACGAAGCGAAAGCGGAAAACTACTCCGGCGACGGGGACACGTACTGGACAGGAAAACGTCTGGGCAAGCTGGCAGCTTTGGCGCCGATCGCCGACCAGGTTGGCAATACCGCAGCAGCGACCCAGTTCCGCAATGAGATCAAAAGTCGGCTGCAGGACTGGTTTAAGGCCAGTGACAGCTCGGGGAATCTGAAAGGCTCCAGTCTATTTGTGTATAACAACAACTGGGGGACATTGATCGGTTATCCTGACAGCTTTGGCAGTGCAATAGAATTAAATGACCATCATTTCCATTACGGCTACTTTATTAAGGCTGCGGCCGAAATTGCACGTGTGGACAAGAACTGGGCATCCGATTCCCAATGGGGACAAATGGTGCAATTGCTCATTCGCGATATTGCCAATACCGACAGATCTGATTCGAAATTTCCGTATTTGCGTAATTTTGATCCCTATGCCGGGCACACCTGGGCTTCCGGACATGCCAAATTTGGCGATGGCAACAACAATGAATCCTCCTCAGAGGCGATGAATGCCTGGGCTGGTGTTATTTTATGGGGCGAGGCCACAGGAAATACGAAAATTCGTGATTTGGGTATTTATCTATATACAACGGAAATGAATGCGATTAACGAATACTGGTTTGATGTACATGGCACAAACAACCCTGCAGGAATGGGAAGCGCGACGGCAAGCATGATCTGGGGCGGTAAAACGGTGGGGAATGCAACATGGTGGACCAGTAATCCCGCAGAGGTGCACGGTATCAACTGGCTTCCGATCACCTCTGCATCCCTTTACTTGACGCAATATCCGGAGTATACGGCTAGAAATTATAACGATCTGTTGAAAAAGAGCGGTGGGAATTTTAGTCCGTGGGAAGATATCGTGTTCATGTACAGAGCGATCTCGGACCCGTCCGAGGCCAAGGACAAATTCAGTGCACGCGCGGCGGCCATGACACCGGAGGCTGGGAATTCCAAAGCGAATGCCTACCACTGGATCTACAATTTGGATGCAATAGGCAACCTCGACCGCAGCGTCACAGCCAATACACCGATTTATGCCGTTTTCAATAAAAACGGAGTGAAAACCTATGTAGCCTACAACTTTACCAATCAGGTCAAAACAGTAACCTTCTCGGATGGACACAGCATTACCGTGCAGCCTAACAGTTTTAATACCGGAAATGGAAGTGATGGCGGCAATACCGAGCCTGATACACAGGCTCCATCCAGCCCGGCAAATGTGCGGACTGCGAGCAAAACGTCTTCGTCGGTTACTCTGGAATGGAATGCAGCCACAGACAATGTTGGCGTTACGGGCTATATCGTTTATAAGGACGGAGCTCAGGCGGCAGAGGTAAGCGGTACTTCCGCTTCAATTACAGGTCTGAATGCAGCTACCTCGTACAGCTTTACCGTTAAGGCTCGCGATGCAGCCGGGAACCTGTCTGCGGCCAGCAATGCTGTAGAGGTAACTACGGAGGCAGCATCTGGTGGTGGTAATGACGGTGGCGGAGAAACGAAGGATTACACCGCACAAGCCTGTTTTGTCAGCGACAGCGAAGCACTGCTTCAATTTACACCCAAAACAGCCTCCGCCTATGTTGATGTGCATTATGTTTTGTCCGGTGGTCAACAGCTCAATTACCGCATGACAAACAACAGCGGCATCTGGGAGCAGCGG
This DNA window, taken from Paenibacillus kribbensis, encodes the following:
- a CDS encoding glycosyl hydrolase; the encoded protein is MKKKLLCLLSASLICLAAPVSTKAFSGEVKQGAGSYSTTLPAGAATPQNEIYKTANVTGAMPTNDWWSSLAWVSHSEAQYPHPIALKNQQNGLRIFNPSGKITVNPGFVAGWMDEKNDFTIGHSAAASFPDAKVDGFSDWFVKSLFQSGSNKMSATYGHGSPYVYFEFGGGNPKLSFNEVPKVWSGSANSPVLGITINGSHYGLFGPSGSTWSGLGTNTLVNQLNGKNYFTVAALPDKTAETLDKFQQYAYSFVTNSKAQYSYNEGSSEVTTTFNVTTTAKEGTQAGTIFALYPHQWKNSSQPLLGYTYNSVRGLMKTAEGTSFQTKMKFSGVLPSLPDLGSYDKNTLNSYVNEAKAENYSGDGDTYWTGKRLGKLAALAPIADQVGNTAAATQFRNEIKSRLQDWFKASDSSGNLKGSSLFVYNNNWGTLIGYPDSFGSAIELNDHHFHYGYFIKAAAEIARVDKNWASDSQWGQMVQLLIRDIANTDRSDSKFPYLRNFDPYAGHTWASGHAKFGDGNNNESSSEAMNAWAGVILWGEATGNTKIRDLGIYLYTTEMNAINEYWFDVHGTNNPAGMGSATASMIWGGKTVGNATWWTSNPAEVHGINWLPITSASLYLTQYPEYTARNYNDLLKKSGGNFSPWEDIVFMYRAISDPSEAKDKFSARAAAMTPEAGNSKANAYHWIYNLDAIGNLDRSVTANTPIYAVFNKNGVKTYVAYNFTNQVKTVTFSDGHSITVQPNSFNTGNGSDGGNTEPDTQAPSSPANVRTASKTSSSVTLEWNAATDNVGVTGYIVYKDGAQAAEVSGTSASITGLNAATSYSFTVKARDAAGNLSAASNAVEVTTEAASGGGNDGGGETKDYTAQACFVSDSEALLQFTPKTASAYVDVHYVLSGGQQLNYRMTNNSGIWEQRVTGLNNGAVISYWFTYEKAGAQYDTPKASYTHQAAPTTTTGISKISATEALITFRPESTSAFADVHYTVSGGDQMNYHMTKNNGAWEQKVSGLSSGQVISYWFTYEKDELAHDTPKASYTHL